A single Drosophila miranda strain MSH22 chromosome XR, D.miranda_PacBio2.1, whole genome shotgun sequence DNA region contains:
- the LOC108151512 gene encoding ankyrin repeat domain-containing protein SOWAHA has protein sequence MELPNELSIAEIRNYMLVNDCKVTNHALVKHFKKFLTHPQTQNEARNRFKTYVTLLSTIKNENNQKFLILRKKYRNECPTDEVVERAVAAANNGPEPSNPGGGSITFEGGSLASPMRQPPPYKPPPMVTSPSAGVAVHKVQQDNYRECVDEFTAAIQHIDPARLERQPATKTEKDAATSQEQPPSVSGSVWRSYSVYETGNKENIPRFSFSSGASTDSSAAEKVSSNEADTAENPMSVKEATRKFNRMASEEEAKIISPPAKKKPEKQLIEEKDSPEVTMAHPKAKEWIVSMAKANYQELAKLASEYPELVKLQDPATVSLGSY, from the exons ATGGAACTACCGAATGAGCTTTCCATTGCGGAGATACGCAACTACATGCTGGTGAACGATTGCAAGGTGACAAACCACGCGTTGGTGAAGCATTTCAAGAAGTTTCTCACGCATCCACAAACCCAAA ACGAGGCGCGCAATCGATTCAAGACATATGTGACGCTGCTGTCGACCATCAAGAACGAAAACAACCAAAAGTTTCTAATTCTGCGCAAGAAGTACCGTAATGAGTGCCCCACCGATGAGGTGGTGGAGCGTGCCGTGGCCGCCGCCAACAACGGCCCGGAACCCTCCAATCCCGGCGGTGGCTCCATCACCTTCGAGGGTGGCAGCCTCGCCTCCCCGATGCGGCAGCCACCGCCGTACAAGCCACCGCCCATGGTAACGTCGCCTTCTGCTGGCGTCGCCGTGCACAAGGTTCAGCAGGACAACTATCGGGAGTGCGTGGACGAGTTCACAGCGGCCATACAACATATTGATCCAGCCCGTCTGGAGCGGCAGCCTGCCACCAAAACAGAGAAAGATGCTGCCACCAGCCAGGAGCAGCCCCCATCCGTCAGTGGATCCGTGTGGCGATCCTATTCCGTGTATGAGACCGGCAACAAGGAGAACATACCCAGATTCTCATTCTCTTCGGGCGCCTCCACAGACAGCTCGGCCGCTGAGAAAGTCTCCAGCAATGAGGCGGACACCGCAGAGAATCCCATGAGCGTGAAGGAGGCTACGCGCAAGTTCAACCGGATGGCATCCGAGGAAGAGGCCAAGATCATTTCGCCGCCAGCCAAGAAAAAGCCAGAGAAG CAATTAATTGAGGAGAAGGATTCGCCCGAAGTCACAATGGCGCATCCCAAGGCAAAGGAGTGGATTGTCTCGATGGCGAAGGCTAATTACCAAGAGCTGGCCAAGCTGGCCAGCGAGTACCCCGAGCTGGTGAAGCTGCAG GATCCAGCAACGGTAAGTTTGGGATCTTATTGA